The DNA region ATATTCGACGGGAGGACACCAATGATGGGTGGGTGTGCCTTGGCTTCGAGGACGTGTGATACAATGTTGCTTGTGGAATATCAAAGGGAGCACCTGGAATCCAATCTTGACCAACTACAAGTCCTACGCAGATAACTCCGACAGCCGTTACGGCTTGCTTAAGGACAGTGCTGGGGAgagcgacgaggagatgTCCGGACTctaaaagaagaaggaaatgGAAGGAAGGGGCGAGGCGGCTGGTGgcggaagagaaggaaggtGAAATCCTGATACGGAAAGTCCAATGCGCGACCGCTCCTACCTTGGCTGCCTACCTTGGCCTAgaccttacctaggtagtcTGCTATCTATCTACAGGTACATACCTTTTACTCAatctttctccctctctctctctcttttaCTTCACCCCACTCACCTCCCACTTAGGTATCTGTACCTTGAACTCTCTCGCGGCAAAGTTATATtctttgcttttttttttttctcaaTTTGCTTCTCGTCATCTCACTTCTCACTCGTCCGACGGTTTGTCTCCACGGTCCAATTTCTGCCAACCGCTCTAGCTTCTCTAGTTCCCCATCAGGTCGGGATGCGCTCTCAAACCTCAAAACCGGCGTTCGAACACAAACCCTCACCAGGGCTGGAGCTCGGCTTCTCGAGTGTAGGCGTGGATTTCTCAAGGCACCCACTCAGCAGAATCCACGACATGCTGTAGTCTGATTACACCAAGCCAGCTCGACCAAGTGGACCGGCATCTAGCCTCGAAGCCGCAATTTTCCCCGTTCGAGAAGACTCACGGTTCCCGCAATCCTGGTTCATGCAACATGCCCAATCCCATGTGCCTCAGCCCTCGAGATGGGATGACCCTTCGACAAGGATCACCGCGGATCATGCAAAGAATTCGCACGCTGCTCGCCCGTCGGCCCtctcgtctccgtctccatccctctcccttcccccctctgGCCCTCTGGGCGTTGTGAGGCTGCTTGGTGGCGATCATGAGAGGAGTAGCACCTCGATTGGAGCAGTCCGGATGCGGAATCTCCATGACCCGCAAGTCAGCAGCATCTCATCGTGTTGCAAACTCACCGCGCAGGAACCCATCGGGTTGAGATGCCATGATGAGGTTTGTGCCTGGTTCCTGTGTAGCTCCAAGGTGCATACAGAATGCAACTCCCTACGACTTATTACCTGCACCTGCGACGAATGACGAGGATTAACCTCCTCACGAGGATATCTGCCCTGCACAATGCCCATGCAGCAAGCCTAGAGGCGACAGAGTTGCATCGCGATGCATCTTTTTCTTCCAGCAGCCACTGTCAAACAAAACACCCATCATCCCTGCTCGTCCGCCGGGCAGTTAGTTGGCACTCATCCAGGCAACAGGGTCCAGGATGTAAACATGGTCCAGGGGCCCAGTCATTTTCACTTGTCATCATCGGAAAGTACCACCACCCTGCTGCAAGCGCTAGAGTGCCAGAGGCATCGCAACCAAATGTCTGTTTGGCCGCAAACAATATGGATTTCGTCCGAAGCCAGCTTGTCCCGACTGTCACCGGTCGATTTGTCGATGGAGACTCGTCGCACCCAGTACAGTACCTGTACGCGCTGAGGAGGGGTGCATCTCTTCTGTACTCCACACCCAAGGCGCAATTTATGCGAAGTTCGTCCTATTTGTTGTGGCATACCTTGTACTAGCATCATCCTCTTGCTTATTGACGCGCCCAAGACTACAGCGAGATCCCTTGCATTGACGTGGCAGGATGCACTTCTTCAATTACCGTCCAGAGCCTGCCTGACTGGCTGGCGGTCTATGTTTGCTAGACAGGACATGCAACCCCCCTTCACACACTTTCTTCTTAGCCTTCATACGGTGGATCGCACGTTGGCGCATGGCATGTCGTTGAGCTGTTGCAGCCCGACCTCCACATACATCCATCTCGACGGAGCCGTCATCTCGTCTTCGCTGCTTTGTACGTACCAAACCGCTGGATCTGATGCCTGGTGGATTCATTGAGGTTCAGTTGCGCGCACCACCTGTTAGCAGGCCACGAGGCAGTGTCCTTTGCAATAATGAAGTTGAGTTCATCTTGGTATTCCAGATGGTCTAACAGGCGTCACCTGGTACTCATTCTAGCATTAACCAAGTTATCAAGTACGCATGTTTAGCTTCATTTTCAAATTTCTCGACCTTTTCTCTTCGGTCGCTTCTTtctcgcccagctcctctGGCCTCCTATTTCGCCCGGCTAGCCTATAATTCATTGCGCAGGCCCGGTCCGGCTCCGTCACAACCTCATCATTTACCTGTCCCGAATCCGCAAATCTACTGGCGGAAAACATGACGTCCAACTGCGATACCTAGCGTTCTCGATGTGAGGCCTCGTGTCTTATGTAACAAGATGCACACTGATATTTTACACATGCTGGACTGCTCCATAGCGATGCATCTGTCGTCGATGTTTGCCTGACGGTCCAGAAGAAAAGACTTAACcaagggttttttttttttttttttttgcgtCACGGTCCCGCGCATAAACAAGACCGACACCACAAGGCCAGAATCGGCTGAGTTTCTCTGTCGACATTGCCAACCAAAGTCGATGGAGGCTGAAGCATTGATGTCGGAGATGAGGCGCACAGCGTCCTACAAGGGTCAGCCTGATTCGGCGCAAAGCGCAAATCAAGATGTCCCTCGTGAACAAGTCATGCCCCTTTGGCATCCACCGTCGCATCTCTCACGACCTTCTGCATCCTACAAGGGCTCGGCCAGCCAGGGGGCTTTGGCAGTGTTCAAACCGCTTAAGGGCACTCGTTCGGTCGCCTGAGGCCATTCCACATGGCGTCACGCATCATCAGACTAAACAGTCTTCTTGTTTATCTCCGCTTTGTCTGGATCCTGCCAACTGCCCCATCCAGACACTCTCCCCAGGTTAACCCAGCCAGACTCGGCACTTGAGCGCTAGCTGCGTTGTACAGTAACATCCTGGCTTACTCCAGACGATGCGACTTGCCCACCCGGCCGAGCCGTTGAGGATGGTCACTCGTTGCCGTTGATCGCTGGACTGCTGGACCTTGGACTTTATTTACGAATGCGATGACCCTCACTCGAGAAGATCGCCGCCCAACCGCCCAAGTCTTGCTGGCCACGACCGCATTCGATGGTTGGTTTGCGACTCGCAGGGCCAAGATGGGGCATGTTTATGCCGTCCCATTGAAAGACCCCATAGGCGACCGCACTTACACAGTCCCAGAAAATCGCGAAATCGCGACGCGTCTAACCCACCCCCATGCCGGCCATACATCAATCTCCAATTAGCCATTACTCAATAGCAACACGAGAATGGAGAAGGCCCAGCTTGTGAAACCCCAGGGACAACCCCAGCTTGCAATGCAAACACTTCATCGGCCGTATCCGGTCATCGGTTTCCTCTCCGGGGGCCTCATATCTGCGCAACGTCCACATGCAGTCAACGCGTTGAGCCATGCGCAAGTGGTGGTCGGCCATGCGAGACGAGTCAGATGGCCAACAGGATCCACGACGAGCCGGGCAGGAAACCCGGCCTGCCACTCGGTTTTTGGTTTGCCATGGCCTGCCCCTCCCAATATTGCCTTGCTTTCTAGAAAGATTCCAAACCCAGCGGAGTGGGTGGCTTATTGGATCGAGCGGTTGCGCAAACTCCACCGCCCGGTGGGAGCTTTATCCGCATCATGAGGAATTCTCACCGCAGTCGTACAACCGGCACGCAGGTTGTTCAGCCAACCCACCCACCATCAGCCTCGGAGGCAGTTCCTCTTGAGACAGGGCAATCATCAATCCTGCCAAACTGCCGCACAGGGCCAATCCGCGGAGGTTTCCCAATACACCCAGCCACGTATCGCGCCGGATTCGCCGGGGTTAGCTCTGGAAGCTTATTGATCATCCAAGGGGGGCAGTGATCTATGCTGTCAACTCCGGGCGTTGACACGCAAGTCCCGAAGCTATATCGATCCGTGAGAGATTGCTGTTGGCTGTGCCTGTTTTGCCTAGGTAAGCAGTCTCTGCCGGACTTGAGAGCAACGCTATAGATTTGTCCTCTCAATCGAATCTCGCTTTCGTCGGACCTGAAAGTCGCGGATCACATATGTGGGTAATTGCTGGTAGGTACACAAATTTAATTCTTCGATGCTCTACAACTTGATGGAGATGTTGTACGCGTCCAGGCCCAGGGCGATGCCCGTGACGGTTCCACTGTACGCGATCAAGATGCTCATCGTCGCCAGCGGCCCAACGTGTAGCGTGGGTACCGTCATATTGACCAGGCCAGTCAGAACGTTGGCCAACAGGAACAGAAACAGGCCGTTGCGGTTGTAGGCGCGGAGAACCCTACTTGTGGCAGTCTCGTAGGCATCCTTCTCCGACTTCGCGTCGGTTGCGCTGTAGGACGACGGGAAGAAGATGGTATCAACCATGGCGTAAGCCAGGAGTTGCGTCGAGTTAAAGGCAGCGGTCCATAAAACGTAGGGCAGATTGGCTAGGCGACGCGAAACACTGAGACCGTCGCCGTAGCTGTAGCTCGTGGTAAGGAAGAAAAGCCCCGCCCAGACGGCAGACCATATCGCCATCGTCAGAAGGAGCGTCTTGCGCTGGGAGGAAGGAGTACTGTCACTCTTGGTGTTGATACTGCGGGGCAAGACGTACATGCCGGTGTCCTGGCCAGCGAGGAAGATGGCTAAGTAGCCGAAGAAGCTGAAGATGCCCTCTCGGTTCTTGGAAAGCAGGTCTATTCTTGGAGCGGTCAGAATGTAGGCCTTTAGGTCCGTGCTCTCAAGGGCGACTTGATACAGCACGCTGAGAATGATGGCGAGAGCGGCGTAGCTAGGGACGATCTTGAGAGCGGACTGGAAGATGGCTACAAAAGGCGGTAGCAAGCCCAGtgtgaagaagaagttcCAGTGTACACCGTACTCGGACACATGTTCGGCGTAGTCTAAGCCCTTGACGCTGAGCAGGCGGACGACACCCAGGACAAGTAGCGGTAAGGAATGACGCATGGACCGCAGTAGGCGCGTCGTCAAGGGTGTCGATTTGCCCTCGGCGCGCTCCTTCAAGACAGGCCGGGCAGCGACGACACCGGCACTGTATACGAAGGAGCCAACGCCTATGTCCATCAGTGAAGTCCCCCATGTCTCGACTTTGGCGAAGCGGCGAGGGAAGAGGCGgaagtcgacggcgaggatggcaACGCAGGTGACGACCAACATGGTGCCGCGATAGTGCGTCAGGAACGGCTTGACGGGCAATACGGGGAGCGGCACGGTGGCGGCCCCGGCCTTGGACTTCAGATTGCTGGGAGGTATGACGGGTTTCCTGCGAGGGGCACCGAGGTTGGGAGGAAAGGCGTAAATcagggcggcgggggcgagGAGCAGTGCGCTCAAGAgcaggggggaggaagcgTAGAGAGTCGTCgagaggaggatggcggTGACGTTGAGGAGGTAGTCAACGGCGGCTCCCAGCACCGTGTATGGCTTGAAGAAGGATTGGCGGGACTGGAGGACAGACCATAGCAGGACGGCGATCTGAAGCGGCGGGAGACGCGCATGTTAGCTTGGCTTTGTCTCGATGCATGCGCGCGCGTGGTTGAAGGGCAGATCAAGGGTTCTTTTTTGGATCAAAGAGGGGAGCGGTTGTTACGCACGGGAGCGACTGCGGTCACATAGTTGATCTCGGAGGCGGAGCCGCCGGAGAGGTTCGAGACAAAGtcctccttgagcttcttgtaGCTCGCGGCAGTAGTGTCGGGCATGTTTGCGACGGTGGCTCAAAAGAGCGTGTTGAAGGAGGAGATGTTTTGGTGTTTGTTTCTGGCGAAAACAAGAAGGGAGGAATTCAAAGCATGACCCACCCCGCTTCCGAGAGTGATGATGGCTTTTTGAAGACGAGGGGAGGTTCCTGTTACTGTCGCCGGGGCCCGGTAAAAGAACAAGTAGCCTGTTATTGCTCTTTAGATGATGTGGTCTTTCTGAACTTCGGCTGCCTTACGTGCTGCAATTCGATTCGATTGCAACGTCAGGTCAAACGATGAATTCTGGCCAGAAGGGCGGTGGTCCAAGCTCCTAGCTTTCCAGCGGGCTCCTTCCTCGAACGCGCGCAAAGCAAGCTCTCCCTCCACCTCTCTGCCTACCTACTGCTTACTCGCCCAATCAGGGGACTCCTCCATCTGCGGCACCGTATGGATCCACCCCGAAGAGATGGCTTCGGAGGGAGGCAcgggggcggggggaggaaggaaCGCAGATAGCAAGAGGGGGTAGGGTTTACCCGAAATTGATTCCTCCGTGCTGCCCTCCGTAttcatcccctcccccggacAGCCTTTGAAGATTCGAATACACATACCTACCGATTAGATGGGGAGAACCAAGTAGCGCTGGAGGCAGAGTAAATACACAGCCACAATTCTCTACTTCCAAGAGTGCCTGTACTCCAAGCACCGTGTCTCTCAATTTTGTTTTCTGTTGTCTCATCTCCGTTTCCTACAGGGAAAAACAACAATTGTCTCTCCCCCGCGGGCATCCCAGTCGCCCATGAGTTTGTCGACTCCTTTCACCTCTCCAGGAATCGACATCAGAAATCCTTGTCGCTGCCTGCCATCGTCTTGTCAGGCCGTTTTTCCACCTTTCGCCATCACAGCCGCACACGTCCAAGACACCTTCCGAGACACAACCGACGCCGTTGATGATCCGCCTCCACAtttcgccctcggcctcacTGCAGCAGACTGAAGACAGCAGCAATTCGACATGCTCAACCAACTCCTTGATAGAACGGCCTATATGGACTAATCACAGACACCCCGAAGAATACAGCCACGCCAAGGACCACAAGCGCGAGTGCCAGTGCGCAGCACAAGCGTGGGCGGTTTTTGGTTGCCTTGTCTGCTCCTCCGCCTGCCTCCCTCGGCCTCTCTGTCTATATTGTTGGCTGTCCGGGCCGGACTTGCGAACCTCATCCCCcattctctcctccagcgAGAGAGGATATGAGAGAAAGACCGTGTCCTCGCATTGAGCCCAGACAGATGTACCCCCAGATCCCCAAGGTATGTGAGGGGATGGGATACACTGTTGGCAGAGTTGCGCGCTCAGAAACATGACGAATCAAAGCCCAGGCAAAGCCACCTTTCCTTTGTTCTCCCCTGCGGTCGTCTGCAGAAAATCCAAGCTCATGCTCCGCTGCTCATGGGTATGATATGACAACCCACATGCCTTCTTAGCTCCTCTTTCTTTGTTCTCGCGTGCAGTGACATGGGCATGCATCTTGGCCGCAACCGCCTATTGTCGCATGAGGGCTGATGACTGCATCTCCCAACACACTCACCCACCAGCCTTTTGCAAACTAAAGGAGAGAATGAGGAGGCGATGGGAGGGCAGAAAGACACCCGCCATGGCTCATCCATTCTCCTAccatacacacacacccttCTCTTTCTGCCTCTCTCTGTTAGCAACAGACGTCCGTCCCATCCGTCTCCTCATTCGTATCTTTTGCTAGAACCCTGTTATTCTTTGAGAGGTCTACCACCGTATTAACCAATCCTTTCATTTCCCGATCCCGGCAGTTGGCGCAAAAAGCCTTTCACTCTGGCGCGgcaaaaataaaaaataggaaaagaggaaaagaggcGGCCGATGTCAGAGACATATAGAGAAAGACAACAAGCGTCTCGATATTGGCCAGCCTCTTGTCACTCTCCACTCGGACAGACATAAGAGAGCTTGTCTCCCTTTATCAAACCATTACAGGGCTGCAAACTCTCGCTTCCTTCACCATACATACATACCATTACCTTTTGCTCGGTTGCACATCCCCATCTCCAGGCCTATTCATTGTTGCTTCAAGCTTGGCCTGGACCCTCCATTCTCTGTAAACCCTTGATATAAGCCAGAAGCCCTTGTGGTGCTTACCTCTTCACCACTCTAACCATCATGGCTACCCCAGTTGATAACCACCCACGTCCCAACCTCCATCCTCTATGGAGCTCCCAATACAATCTCGGCGGTTTCCCTCGCTCAACCGGCAGACCCTCTGCCCCCAGTTCCTATTACAGTCCTTCTGACCGTTCACCCAAAAGCCTGCCTACTCCCGTATTCCCCTCCAATGATGGGTCCATGAGGCAACATGAGCGGGCCATGGTTGACCGACTCGGCCACAGAATCCGTCAGTCACAACCTGCCGACCTAACCCCGCCAAAGTCTTCTGCTCGACCACGGCCGCTGTCCCCTCTCGCAGGGCATCCAACAAGAGATGCCAGGCGCTACTCGACCACCGCGCCCATAAGCCCACGCCGGCCGGGACCCCCGCCCCCCGCAACTCCTGTGTCACCTCCAACCGTGGCTAGCCACCGAAGACAGACCCTCGCAGCGGAAACGCGATCCATGCTCCTCGCCGGACTGGGGGAGGAGGTTCAGCGGCGACAGTCAGTGGCAGGAGCCGGTTATTTCGCCCGATCAAAAGACGCCGAGAAGCGGCTTCATCTCGAACAGTTGAGAGCATGGGGTCGCGTGTACCTTGGTGATGCCAAAACCTCGGACGTTTTCGTTCAAGCAGTGGCCCTCCGGCGGCAATCCGATGCCAGCACTGGCTCAGAAAACTCGACGGGCGACTCATCACCCCCTCGCATGCCTCCTACACCGACGACACCCTCTCACCAGACGGCGATTCGAGCCCGCGTACGTCCTAAAGCTCTGGAACGCAAGCCGTTTCTCATCCAGCGCACCTTCGACATCGAGCAGTTGCGCTCCACCGTCCCAGATCCGTTGCCAAGCTCGCCCCCGGCAGACcagaggcggcggccctCTCTGCAGACTCTGAAGACATCACCGCTACCAAACGTCTCATCGCCTCGGCCGAGCGCGGCAAGAAGGAGGTCGAGTAGCGCGGCACTCAACCCTCTTCCTTACAGCCGTGGGCTGAAATCTGGAGATGCTCGAGTAGCTCCATCGCGTGGCGCCACCACCATGCCAATTCGTAAGCAATGTCTCATCTAAGTTTATCCCCAAAGACGTTTGCGGCCTGAACGCCTCTGGCCGTGACTCCCAAGACCGGATTTCTCCTTTGCCGAGGGACGGCACAGAAACCAAGGCTGACACCCAACCCACATCCAGATCTCCAGTACGCCCGGTCCTCTCTCCCGGTGCTGGCAGCCCTCATTGTTTCTGGCCACATCACGACGGGCGACGTTATCGATCTGCCACTGCCCCATCCCGAGGCCTGGGCCAACACCGTCGCCTACGTGTATACGGGACAAGGGGAGGTGACGGATGCGGTGAGGGAAAACATCCTATACCTTGCTGGAAAGGTTTAATGCGCATGAGTACCGCTTTACCTCCATCTTCCTTTCACGACTTATgactctttttctttctgcTCTTTTACCCTTCCACCTTCCTTTTACGGATGCGGCAATTTGCaatcctttttttcttttcatCATGTCCATGATCACGCAGAAATGGAGATGTAGCGATTGCGTGgtccttttttctttcttttgccAATGGTCTTTGTAATCACAACATCCTTCCTTTGTCCATCCCATCTGCATAGCAGGGGTATGTTCTTCGACTGTACGACCTTGTTTTGCATCACAAGCAATGTTTTCATCATCTCCCTCGAATACATAACACAAGGATATaccttcttttttttctttttttcaaATAAAATAATAAAGAGATGCGAGGCTTTCAGGACTTTGACCACCAATATCTGTGCTCGCTCACACCTTGTGTATGTGATTCATCGATCCCTCTAGCATGAGGCTTGCCGGCGGCCACGACTGACAGGCAGCCACACTCTATTGACACTACTTTTTGCTTTCCTTTTCCCCTCTTCGGCTTCCCAGTTCCCATGGTGTTTGCGCTTCCCGGGCCTTTTGTCTTTTACTCTCTCTCCACTAGGGGCGGAACCGGTCCGTAGTTAGTAGCAGGCTTGATAGAGTTAGGCTTCTGCGTTCCGCAAACGTGGTGTGGGGATCCTCCCACCTCACCCAACGTAAGACGGGCTGGCCCacgaggcgacgacggcacaCCTTTTGGTGTTATCTTAGAACCTCTTTGATCTCCATAACGACGTTTTTGGCAATTACTGCGATGATGTCCCTTGTTGCGGAACATGGCCCAGTGAACTAATTGTTATCTGTGTCGGGTGGTTGTTGACTCTTGGTAAAGATCTACAATTTCTTTAATGTGTCGTCAATGTTTTGCTGTGGCAGGGCGGCAACGAGGCTACGACCCTACCAGCCTAGATGGACGTTTTCATGTCTTCGACTCCCCGTCTCCAACTGCTTACAGCCTTGCTCTTGCGTTTCTTTGTGAGGCTGATGGGTCCACACCCcgtggccaaggccgactGCGGTCGTCGATATTCACCCGAGATCGTGGCTTCGGAGGAGATGGCAGCGCCTTTGACAACTGGTAGgactgcccccccccctctcatgAGGGCCTTCATACTCAGTGCATGACCACAACATGCCGCGGCAGATGCCGCGGCCTCTTCCTGGCCCCCTCTCGTTTGAGCTGCGTCTGTTCAAGCATGGACAAAGGTTCGACGGGCGCCTATTCAACTAATTCCCATCCGGTTCCAGACTTCCAACACAGAGCACTCCGCACAGCACAGGCATCGTGTTCCGTCCTGTTCTGCGTCGTACTCCTTTCCGATGCCGTCCACCCTCGGGCCGCGACATGCACCTAGTCAACCGTCCTGTCCTTCGGCAAAACCTCACCTCGTTTATTCGGGCCTTTCGATGACGAGGTGGATGCGATACGGTGCTGCATTCAGCGAAGGCGTTTCATggttgtttttttcttcttcttcttcttcttcttcctcttcttcctcttctacCTCTTCTACCttaccccccctccccatttTCCGTTGTCTCTCTCACACGTTGTTTGGGACGGCGTCTCGGGAGGACGCGTGTGGATTTCCTGGGGGTTTCTGTATGCGGTGTGTTGCCGGAACAGAGTCCCGGAGATGATCCCTGTCCGGCCTGGAGGACGGGGCGTGGGCGGGGTTGAAGCTACCGCTGGCGGAGGGGTGGAGATGGCCCGCGTTCCGTCTCCCGTGGGGCCCGATTTCCTCGGACGCCGGTGGGCCTGCTTTATCTTTCTGGGGCCGGGTCGGGGTGGCGAACTTTGCACGACTGAGCACTTCTTGCCGCGGCCATAGGAAAACCCCAGGACTCCCATCGGTCAGTCGTCAATGACTTGACAAAATATTCGACAGGCGCCTTGGCGCGCACCTGTGTCGAACCGCGTGTACTTCGATTAACTCGGCCGCAAGTGGTGAGAGCCAACCAGTTTTTCGGCTGGTGTTGCTCCGGGAGCATTATGTGGAGGTGTCGGCTTTTGAAACTGAAGGCAACCCTTCGAGCGGCCGGCGGAGCTACAAAAGACTCACTCTACATTAgccctcgatggcggcgatgtcaCATTCGCGGAAGCTGACCTTCAGGCTATTGGCTAGGAGACACGCGTTATGAACTGTGTCACTTGTAACTCTCGTACATCGATGATACCGAGATTGGGATTAACATACTGTCCTTGCACACTGCTTGGGAAGTTGTTTTCTTGTATCGGCGACACTGGGATGTCAGTTTTCCTTTCGATGGAAAGGGGCCGAGATGCTGATCGTGGTTGAAGTAAAGAAAACGGTGTTTATTGCGTGTTCGAATGATCTATGCCAGCTGATTGGTTTCTTCATTCTTCAACAGCGTCTCCTGGGTCGACTAGCGAGACGCAATACGACCATGATATATGAAGGGCTCACTTGCTTCCGTATCGGACAAGATACCCACATGTTGGTGACTCTAGTGAGGAAGCCCACTTGACCTTTGACTTGAAGCGTTATGAATGTTTGTGATTTTGCCTTGGATTCAGCAAGAGAGACTGGAAAGAGAAGCACGGCGAGTTCCGTTGCCTAAAACAGCCTACACACACGGATGAGATGTGGAAGTATGGCACTGCCCCAGAAG from Colletotrichum higginsianum IMI 349063 chromosome 4, whole genome shotgun sequence includes:
- a CDS encoding GPI-anchored wall transfer protein — translated: MPDTTAASYKKLKEDFVSNLSGGSASEINYVTAVAPIAVLLWSVLQSRQSFFKPYTVLGAAVDYLLNVTAILLSTTLYASSPLLLSALLLAPAALIYAFPPNLGAPRRKPVIPPSNLKSKAGAATVPLPVLPVKPFLTHYRGTMLVVTCVAILAVDFRLFPRRFAKVETWGTSLMDIGVGSFVYSAGVVAARPVLKERAEGKSTPLTTRLLRSMRHSLPLLVLGVVRLLSVKGLDYAEHVSEYGVHWNFFFTLGLLPPFVAIFQSALKIVPSYAALAIILSVLYQVALESTDLKAYILTAPRIDLLSKNREGIFSFFGYLAIFLAGQDTGMYVLPRSINTKSDSTPSSQRKTLLLTMAIWSAVWAGLFFLTTSYSYGDGLSVSRRLANLPYVLWTAAFNSTQLLAYAMVDTIFFPSSYSATDAKSEKDAYETATSRVLRAYNRNGLFLFLLANVLTGLVNMTVPTLHVGPLATMSILIAYSGTVTGIALGLDAYNISIKL